The DNA sequence TTTGTTTGAGAGATTCCTTATACTTGTCATAAAGATTTCTAAAATCAAAAATAACTGGTTCTGTTAATGGTTCCAATATACATTTTAATGTATCAAAATCAGAAATTCTATAATCTGACCATTCTGTAAGTATAATAAACCCGTCGCATTTGTTTAATACTTCGTATTTATTCTCATAATAACTGATTTTATCACCGAAAATTGATTTAGCATTTTCCATTGCTTCGGGGTCATGAACTTTTATCTTTGCGCCTGCATTCAATAGTTTATTTATGACTGTAATTGATGATGAATCCCTCATGTCATCAGTATTAGCTTTGAAAGCCAAACCCCATATACCTAAAGTTTTACCTGCAACATTTCCCCTGTAATGATTAAATATTTTTTGTGCACACCATTCTTTTTGTTCTTCATTAGACTTAATCGTTCGTTCAATCTGGAGCATAGGAGAATTAAATTCTCTACCAGTTACTGCTAAAGCTTTTGTGTCTTTAGGAAAACAACTCCCGCCGTATCCAGGTCCGGGATACATAAATTTTGGACTTATCCTTGAATCAGTGCCCATGCCATGAGTTACTTCCCTAATATCTGCGCCAACTGCTTCAGCAAGTCTTGCAAGTTCATTTACAAAAGCAATTTTATTTGCGAGAAACGCATTTGCCCCATACTTTATCAATTCAGCGCTCTCAATTTTCTTTGTTATAATAATTGGATTACCATTTCGCGTCATAGGTTCATATAACTGCTGCATAATTTCTGCAGCTTTATTTCCTTCTGCGCCTATAACAACTCGGTCTGGATAAAGGAAATCTTTTACAGATGAACCTTCTCTTAAAAATTCAGGATTAGAAACAACATCGAATTCAATATTTATGCTTCTTTTTTGCAATTGTTGTTCTATGATTGCTTGAACTTTTTTACCAGTACCGACCGGCACAGTACTTTTATCTACGATTATTGAATATTCACAAATATATTTTCCAATTATTTCAGCAACTTTAAAAACATATTTTAAATCTGCTGAATCATTGATTTCATTTGTCGGAGTGCCCACGCAAATAAAATGTATCTTTGAATTTTTAATTGCATATTCACTATCTTGTGTAAATTCAATCATTCCATTGGCAAGGGTTTCATCTAACATTTCTTTTAAACCCGGTTCATAAATTGGAGGTACCCCTTGTTTTAATTTTTCAATGCGAATTGGATCAATATCAACACATATTACTTTATTGTTATGTTTAGCAAAACAAACACCTGCGATCAAGCCAACATAACCTGTCCCAAATATAGAAATTTTTGCCATAATAATCACATTAGTATAATAAAAATTTTAATTTGAAAATGACTTTAAAAATATTTATAGTCTTGAATATATTTTAAAAATATTAATTAAAAAAAGAGTGGACAGCTTTCCGGGCTTCCCGTACATGAGTACAGTACAACCAAGAACGGAGGCATGCTTAACTTCCGTGTTCGAAATGGGAAC is a window from the Candidatus Woesearchaeota archaeon genome containing:
- a CDS encoding UDP-glucose/GDP-mannose dehydrogenase family protein; translation: MAKISIFGTGYVGLIAGVCFAKHNNKVICVDIDPIRIEKLKQGVPPIYEPGLKEMLDETLANGMIEFTQDSEYAIKNSKIHFICVGTPTNEINDSADLKYVFKVAEIIGKYICEYSIIVDKSTVPVGTGKKVQAIIEQQLQKRSINIEFDVVSNPEFLREGSSVKDFLYPDRVVIGAEGNKAAEIMQQLYEPMTRNGNPIIITKKIESAELIKYGANAFLANKIAFVNELARLAEAVGADIREVTHGMGTDSRISPKFMYPGPGYGGSCFPKDTKALAVTGREFNSPMLQIERTIKSNEEQKEWCAQKIFNHYRGNVAGKTLGIWGLAFKANTDDMRDSSSITVINKLLNAGAKIKVHDPEAMENAKSIFGDKISYYENKYEVLNKCDGFIILTEWSDYRISDFDTLKCILEPLTEPVIFDFRNLYDKYKESLKQIGIKWYGIGVIQ